In Juglans microcarpa x Juglans regia isolate MS1-56 chromosome 7D, Jm3101_v1.0, whole genome shotgun sequence, the following are encoded in one genomic region:
- the LOC121239521 gene encoding 17.4 kDa class I heat shock protein-like encodes MSMISSSFRHGCTNIMDPFSVTMYWQETTLVLDARVAGYNNEEVRVQFRDKRVLFIIAESPSCGSWFMKRIQLPEDVNVEQTKTVVADGMLKIIIPKGNVNQPQIRLIRNNSAIIASVSGRRRGCFFW; translated from the exons ATGTCGATGATTTCAAGCAGTTTCCGTCACGGATGCACCAACATCATGGACCCATTCTCTGTCACT ATGTATTGGCAAGAAACAACTCTTGTCCTCGACGCACGTGTCGCTGGTTACAACAACGAAGAGGTGAGGGTGCAGTTCAGAGACAAAAGGGTTTTGTTCATCATCGCGGAAAGTCCAAGTTGTGGAAGCTGGTTCATGAAGAGGATCCAACTGCCGGAGGATGTCAATGTGGAGCAAACCAAGACGGTGGTTGCTGACGGCATGCTCAAGATAATCATACCCAAAGGGAATGTGAATCAGCCCCAGATCAGATTGATCAGAAATAACTCTGCAATAATAGCCAGCGTCTCAGGACGACGCCGTGGCTGCTTTTTCtggtag